From one Trachemys scripta elegans isolate TJP31775 chromosome 14, CAS_Tse_1.0, whole genome shotgun sequence genomic stretch:
- the LOC117886974 gene encoding zinc finger protein 501-like isoform X1 yields MATSANEKANLPWGSPESAEAQKAEGHVCPREASESQGGWEKEEEGNLPGGREAKSFPQGGDVRQLWVQQREGEGDGSREGFMESAQPDAQWSTHKGEKCHQCPDCGKSFNRRSTLSAHLRIHTGERPYICPDCGRGFTQLAHLTQHRGTHSGEEPYRCVDCGKGFGVSSRLVAHQRSHTGERPYKCPECGKSFRVSSVLVVHQRIHSGERPYKCTDCGKSFNVSSNLIKHRRIHTGQKPYKCTECERSFNESSALIAHQRLHKGERPYKCPDCGKSFNVSSNLLEHQGTHRGQKPYKCPECGKGFARSAHLSQHSRTHTGERPYKCTECGKGFAVRSHLAQHCRVHTGERPYKCADCGKGFTARSSLTTHCRTHTGERPYKCPECGKSFNQNSHLAQHWRTHSGERPYHCPDCGRSFGDSSALIKHQRIHLQKKPC; encoded by the coding sequence ATGGCAACAAGTGCGAATGAGaaggcaaatctaccgtggggaaGCCCTGAGTCCGCAGAAGCCCAGAAAGCAGAGGGGCACGTTTGCCCAAGAGAAGCCAGTGAGAGTCAGggtgggtgggagaaagaagaggaaggaaatcTTCCAGGGGGGAGAGAGGCTAAATCTTTTCCCCAAGGAGGAGACGTAAGGCAACTCTGGGTGCagcagagagaaggggaaggtGATGGGTCCAGGGAAGGATTCATGGAGAGTGCCCAACCTGATGcccagtggagcacccacaagggaGAGAAATGCCACCAGTGccctgactgtgggaaaagcttcaaccGCCGCTCGACCCTTAGTGCCCACCTGAGGATCCACACCGGGGAGCGTCCCTACATATGCCCGGACTGTGGGAGAGGCTTCACGCAGTTGGCTCACCTGACCCAGCATCGGGGGACACACTCGGGAGAGGAACCCTATCGCTGCGTCGACTGTGGGAAGGGCTTTGGGGTCAGCTCCCGCCTGGTGGCGCATCAGAGGAGCCACACGGGGGAGCGCCCCTACAAATGTCCCGAATGCGGGAAGAGCTTCCGGGTCAGCTCAGTCCTGGTGGTGCATCAGCGGATCCACTCCGgcgagagaccctataaatgcacCGATTGCGGGAAGAGCTTTAATGTCAGCTCCAACCTCATTAAACATCGGAGGATCCACACGGGGCAGAAGCCCTACAAATGCACCGAGTGTGAGAGGAGCTTCAATGAGAGCTCAGCCCTGATTGCCCACCAGCGGCTGCACAAAGGGGAGCGACCCTACAAATGCCCtgactgcgggaagagcttcaacGTCAGCTCCAACCTCCTGGAGCATCAAGGCACCCACAGGGGCCAGAAACCCTACAAATGCCCCGAGTGTGGGAAAGGATTCGCCCGCAGCGCCCACCTCTCACAGCACAGCCGGACTCACACGGGTGAGCGACCCTACAAATGCACCGAGTGTGGGAAAGGATTTGCTGTGAGGTCCCAtctggcccagcactgccgggTCCACACTGGGGAGAGACCCTACAAGTGTGCTGACTGCGGGAAGGGCTTCACGGCCCGTTCGTCCCTGACCACCCATTGCCGGACTCATACAGGAGAGCGACCCTATAAATGCcccgagtgtgggaaaagcttcaatcagaaCTCACACCTGGCTCAGCACTGGAGAACCCACTCGGGAGAACGACCCTATCACTGCCCTGACTGCGGGAGAAGCTTTGGggacagctctgccctcattAAGCATCAGAGAATTCACCTGCAAAAGAAACCTTGTTAA